From one Plantibacter flavus genomic stretch:
- a CDS encoding carbohydrate ABC transporter permease → MAAPSALDTIRPTQDPPTGSRPPARSRKNLKSRVLIPYAMLAPGIILFLVFMAAPIVYTLFLSFQKKQVTGLGLGSGARTTAFAGFENYLGAFNDPEFAASVGRVLLYGLILIPCMLGLALLFALLLDSRRTRAVSFSRISIFLPYAVPAVISSLLWGFLYLPAVSPFYAIFDSLGWDAPEILSSGTIIFGIANIALWGGVGFNMIVIYTSLKAVPSEIYEAARIDGASEIQIALRIKIPIVAPALVMTALFSMVATLQVFAEPTTLRPLTNSLSTSWSPLMLVYRDAFTRDDIYSAAATSIIIAVATFIVSFLFLRVVQKRAFGQED, encoded by the coding sequence ATGGCTGCACCATCCGCGCTGGACACGATCCGGCCCACCCAGGATCCACCGACGGGCTCGCGCCCGCCGGCCCGATCGCGCAAGAACCTGAAGAGTCGGGTCCTCATCCCGTACGCGATGCTCGCCCCCGGCATCATCCTGTTCCTGGTGTTCATGGCGGCGCCCATCGTCTACACGCTGTTCCTGAGCTTCCAGAAGAAGCAGGTCACGGGGCTCGGCCTCGGCTCCGGGGCGCGCACGACCGCCTTCGCGGGCTTCGAGAACTACCTCGGCGCATTCAACGACCCGGAGTTCGCGGCGAGTGTCGGACGCGTGCTGCTGTACGGCCTCATCCTCATCCCGTGCATGCTCGGACTCGCCCTGCTCTTCGCCCTGCTGCTCGACTCCCGTCGCACCCGGGCGGTCTCGTTCTCGCGCATCTCGATCTTCCTGCCGTACGCGGTGCCCGCGGTGATCAGCTCGCTGCTCTGGGGCTTCCTCTACCTCCCGGCTGTGAGCCCCTTCTACGCGATCTTCGACAGCCTCGGCTGGGACGCCCCGGAGATCCTGTCCTCGGGGACCATCATCTTCGGCATCGCGAACATCGCCCTCTGGGGTGGCGTCGGCTTCAACATGATCGTCATCTACACCTCGCTGAAGGCCGTGCCGAGTGAGATCTACGAGGCCGCCCGCATCGACGGCGCGAGCGAGATCCAGATCGCACTGCGGATCAAGATCCCGATCGTCGCCCCAGCGCTCGTCATGACGGCCCTGTTCTCGATGGTCGCCACCCTGCAGGTGTTCGCCGAGCCGACGACGTTGCGGCCGCTCACGAACAGCCTCTCCACGAGCTGGTCGCCGCTCATGCTCGTCTACCGCGACGCGTTCACCCGTGACGACATCTACTCGGCCGCCGCGACCTCGATCATCATCGCCGTCGCCACCTTCATCGTCTCCTTCCTCTTCCTCCGGGTCGTGCAGAAGCGAGCCTTCGGTCAGGAGGACTGA
- a CDS encoding carbohydrate ABC transporter permease — translation MTTLRLDRPAGARRRERAGSTTMRSDRPSGISTGILILGAIYCLFPVFWVLMASTKSSGELFSTFTLVPSTHLFDNIVELTQYRDGLFWRWMVNTALYAGIGAIASTWVSAISGYVLAKFDFPGKRTVFSILLMGVLVPGVILAIPQYFLLANVGLTNTFWGVLLPQIISPYGIYLARIYAAAAVPTDVIEAARTEGAGEFRIFGRIAMPMMLPGLVTIFLFQFVAIWNNFMLPYIMLGDDSLFPITVGLNGLLNQGASAPALYTLVITGALLAIVPLILIFLILQRFWRVDLAAGAVKA, via the coding sequence ATGACCACGCTTCGACTCGACCGACCCGCCGGTGCGCGACGCCGCGAACGCGCCGGCAGCACGACCATGCGCTCCGACCGTCCCAGCGGCATCTCGACGGGCATCCTCATCCTCGGCGCGATCTACTGCCTCTTCCCCGTCTTCTGGGTGCTCATGGCCTCCACGAAGAGCAGCGGCGAACTGTTCTCCACCTTCACGCTCGTGCCGAGCACCCATCTGTTCGACAACATCGTCGAGCTGACCCAGTACCGCGACGGACTCTTCTGGCGCTGGATGGTGAACACCGCGCTCTACGCGGGCATCGGTGCGATCGCCTCCACCTGGGTCTCCGCGATCTCGGGCTACGTGCTCGCCAAGTTCGACTTCCCTGGCAAGCGCACCGTCTTCAGCATCCTGCTCATGGGCGTGCTCGTGCCGGGCGTCATCCTCGCGATCCCGCAGTACTTCCTGCTGGCGAACGTCGGGCTGACGAACACCTTCTGGGGTGTGCTCCTGCCGCAGATCATCAGCCCGTACGGCATCTACCTCGCCCGCATCTACGCGGCCGCAGCGGTGCCGACCGACGTCATCGAGGCGGCCCGGACGGAGGGCGCGGGCGAGTTCCGCATCTTCGGACGCATCGCGATGCCGATGATGCTGCCCGGACTCGTGACGATCTTCCTGTTCCAGTTCGTCGCCATCTGGAACAACTTCATGCTGCCGTACATCATGCTCGGCGACGACTCGCTGTTCCCGATCACCGTCGGCCTCAACGGGCTGCTCAACCAGGGCGCCTCCGCCCCCGCGCTGTACACCCTCGTGATCACGGGTGCCCTGCTCGCCATCGTGCCGCTCATCCTGATCTTCCTCATCCTGCAGCGCTTCTGGCGGGTGGACCTCGCGGCCGGTGCCGTGAAGGCATGA
- a CDS encoding LacI family DNA-binding transcriptional regulator → MTTVPSRRRPTIDDVAEAAGVSRGTVSRVLNGGRWVSQDAKAAVDAAIRKTGYRVNPHARSLATNRTGSVAFLLTEDHQLLFEDPNFSMLLTGAAQALAERQLSLVLIMAGSAAEQERALAYIEAGHVDGVLLVSAHSGQRLISDIVDSKVPAIACGIPLGFQKRLGYVAADDLEGAREMVAHLRGLGRTRIATIAGPEDTPGGVTRLEGYRLELGEAYDDRLVRHGDYGRASGEAAMRELLEADPTIDAVFVANDRMAAGAIDALRTAGRRVPEDVAVGGFDDSSIAVGTDPALTTMRQPFERISAEMVRLLLQVIEGERPAAITLPTELVVRDSA, encoded by the coding sequence ATGACCACCGTCCCGTCCCGTCGGCGCCCGACGATCGACGACGTCGCGGAGGCCGCGGGTGTCTCCCGCGGCACGGTGTCGCGGGTGCTGAACGGCGGGCGTTGGGTCAGCCAGGACGCGAAGGCGGCGGTGGACGCGGCGATCCGGAAGACCGGCTACCGCGTGAACCCGCACGCGCGGAGCCTCGCGACGAACCGCACCGGATCGGTCGCGTTCCTCCTCACCGAGGACCACCAGCTGCTCTTCGAGGACCCGAACTTCTCGATGCTGCTGACGGGGGCCGCGCAGGCGCTCGCCGAACGGCAGCTGTCGCTCGTGCTCATCATGGCGGGCAGCGCTGCCGAGCAGGAGCGCGCGCTCGCCTACATCGAGGCGGGTCACGTCGACGGCGTGCTGCTCGTCTCGGCGCACAGCGGACAGCGGCTCATCAGCGACATCGTGGACTCGAAGGTCCCGGCCATCGCGTGCGGCATCCCGCTCGGGTTCCAGAAGCGCCTCGGGTACGTGGCCGCGGACGACCTCGAGGGCGCCCGCGAGATGGTGGCGCACCTGCGTGGGCTCGGCCGGACGCGGATCGCGACGATCGCCGGACCCGAGGACACCCCGGGCGGTGTCACGCGGCTCGAGGGCTACCGGCTCGAACTCGGCGAGGCGTACGACGACCGGCTCGTCCGGCACGGCGACTACGGCCGCGCGAGTGGTGAAGCGGCGATGCGCGAGCTGCTCGAGGCCGACCCGACGATCGACGCCGTCTTCGTGGCCAACGACCGCATGGCCGCCGGCGCCATCGACGCTCTGCGAACCGCCGGCCGACGCGTGCCGGAGGACGTCGCCGTCGGCGGCTTCGACGACTCGAGCATCGCGGTCGGCACCGATCCCGCCCTCACGACGATGCGTCAGCCGTTCGAGCGGATCAGCGCCGAGATGGTGCGCCTGCTCCTCCAGGTCATCGAGGGCGAGCGGCCCGCGGCGATCACGCTCCCGACGGAACTCGTGGTCCGCGACTCGGCCTGA
- a CDS encoding glucose-6-phosphate dehydrogenase, translated as MSDQSDTTTQPDPDTVPGIPDAESLEPTKRTIAILGANGDLAKRLLIPGLGEVVDAARDISLQIIGAARTPQPNEEWRATVRASLEDAGIGARTVDALVSTTEFIPTDASDPDELRALLDACTGSPILYIALPPSAGRKVAEALAQIDLPDDLLIAIEKPFGDDLADAQALNAALADVVPEERLWRIDHFLGNATVLGMLGLRFGNRLLEAGWNAEQIEKVEILYDEELGLEGRAAFYDQTGALRDMLQSHLLMVLALTAMERPDAVTPTDVHDRIAEVLGAVRLWKDDPSTARRARYTEGRVGDRLFPSYVDEPDVDASRETETLAQLLLQVDTPRWQGVPFVLRSGKGIGDPRREVAVHFRRSAAPTGLDAPDGHADTVLRMSLKGGAVHLDLIVTGADDVDGLRRVELEADPGAATLSAYAQVLAGLLQENTLLSVRGDIAEQCWRIVTPVVTAWAAGETPLEEYEAGSAGPTDW; from the coding sequence ATGAGCGACCAGTCCGACACCACCACCCAGCCCGATCCCGACACCGTACCCGGCATCCCGGACGCGGAGTCGCTGGAACCGACGAAGCGCACCATCGCGATCCTGGGTGCCAACGGCGACCTGGCCAAGCGGCTCCTGATCCCCGGCCTCGGCGAGGTCGTCGACGCCGCACGCGACATCTCGCTACAGATCATCGGTGCCGCCCGCACGCCGCAGCCGAACGAGGAGTGGCGTGCGACCGTCCGCGCCAGCCTCGAGGACGCCGGGATCGGGGCCCGGACCGTCGACGCGCTGGTGTCGACGACGGAGTTCATCCCGACCGACGCCTCCGACCCCGACGAACTGCGTGCACTGCTCGACGCCTGCACCGGCTCACCGATCCTCTACATCGCGCTCCCGCCGTCCGCCGGGCGCAAGGTCGCCGAGGCGCTCGCGCAGATCGACCTGCCCGACGACCTCCTCATCGCCATCGAGAAGCCCTTCGGCGACGACCTCGCCGACGCCCAGGCGCTCAACGCGGCGCTCGCCGACGTCGTGCCGGAGGAGCGTCTGTGGCGCATCGACCACTTCCTCGGCAACGCGACCGTCCTCGGGATGCTCGGCCTCCGCTTCGGCAACCGACTCCTCGAGGCGGGCTGGAACGCGGAACAGATCGAGAAGGTGGAGATCCTCTACGACGAGGAGCTGGGGCTCGAGGGTCGTGCGGCGTTCTACGACCAGACCGGCGCGCTCCGCGACATGCTGCAGAGCCACCTGCTGATGGTCCTCGCGCTCACCGCGATGGAGCGGCCGGACGCGGTGACGCCGACCGACGTCCACGACCGCATCGCCGAGGTCCTCGGCGCCGTCCGGTTGTGGAAGGACGACCCGTCGACCGCCCGTCGCGCCCGGTACACCGAGGGTCGGGTCGGCGACCGGCTCTTCCCCTCCTATGTGGACGAGCCCGACGTCGACGCCTCCCGTGAGACGGAGACGCTCGCACAGCTCCTGCTCCAGGTCGACACCCCGCGCTGGCAGGGGGTGCCGTTCGTCCTGCGCTCCGGCAAGGGGATCGGCGACCCGCGCCGCGAGGTCGCCGTCCACTTCCGCCGCTCGGCCGCGCCGACGGGGCTCGACGCTCCCGACGGACACGCCGACACCGTCCTCCGGATGTCACTCAAGGGCGGTGCGGTGCACCTCGACCTCATCGTGACCGGGGCCGATGACGTCGACGGCCTGCGCCGGGTCGAGCTCGAGGCGGACCCTGGTGCCGCGACCCTGAGTGCCTACGCGCAGGTGCTCGCCGGCCTCCTGCAGGAGAACACGCTGCTGTCGGTGCGCGGCGACATCGCCGAGCAGTGCTGGCGCATCGTCACCCCGGTCGTCACCGCCTGGGCCGCCGGCGAGACGCCGCTCGAGGAGTACGAGGCGGGGAGCGCCGGTCCGACGGACTGGTGA
- a CDS encoding alcohol dehydrogenase catalytic domain-containing protein, translating to MRALTYQGRRSVSVETVPDPAITAPTDAIIRVTSAAICGSDLHLYELFGPFLDRGDVLGHETMGVVEAVGSEVTRVAVGDRVVIPFTIACGECFMCRNGLQSQCETTQVKEHGSGASLYGYTKLYGQVPGGQAEFLQVRLADANCIVVGRDLPDESYLYLSDILPTAWQGVEYAGVPDGGSITVLGLGPVGQLAARIAKHRGLEVFAVDPVPERRALAERHGIRALDLSDDLVAELRDATGGRGPDGVVDAVGMEAHGSPIAAAAQTAVGVLPDALARPAMEHAGIDRLAALHTALELVRRGGVVSLSGVYAGEADIMPMKSMFDKQVSLRMGQCNVARWIPTLLPLVEDSTDPLGVLDLATHRVPLAEAPAMYETFQKKEDGCIKVVLKPSA from the coding sequence ATGCGCGCACTCACGTACCAGGGTCGCCGGTCGGTGTCGGTCGAGACCGTCCCGGACCCCGCGATCACCGCCCCCACCGATGCGATCATCCGTGTCACCTCGGCAGCCATCTGCGGCTCCGACCTCCACCTCTACGAACTGTTCGGCCCGTTCCTCGACCGCGGTGACGTCCTCGGCCACGAGACGATGGGTGTCGTCGAGGCCGTCGGCTCCGAGGTCACCCGCGTCGCGGTCGGCGACCGGGTCGTCATCCCCTTCACCATCGCGTGCGGCGAGTGCTTCATGTGTCGCAACGGGCTGCAGTCGCAGTGCGAGACGACCCAGGTGAAGGAGCACGGCAGCGGCGCCTCCCTGTACGGCTACACGAAGCTCTACGGCCAGGTGCCGGGCGGACAGGCCGAGTTCCTGCAGGTCCGGCTCGCAGACGCGAACTGCATCGTCGTCGGTCGCGACCTGCCCGACGAGTCCTACCTCTACCTGAGTGACATCCTCCCGACCGCCTGGCAGGGCGTCGAATACGCCGGGGTGCCGGACGGCGGCTCGATCACCGTGCTCGGCCTGGGCCCGGTCGGCCAGCTCGCGGCTCGCATCGCCAAGCACCGCGGTCTCGAGGTCTTCGCCGTGGACCCGGTGCCGGAGCGCCGTGCCCTCGCCGAGCGCCACGGCATCCGTGCCCTCGACCTCTCGGACGACCTGGTCGCGGAGCTCCGCGACGCCACCGGTGGACGCGGCCCGGACGGGGTCGTCGACGCCGTCGGCATGGAGGCCCATGGGTCACCGATCGCGGCTGCGGCACAGACGGCCGTCGGCGTGCTGCCCGACGCGCTCGCGCGACCGGCCATGGAGCACGCCGGCATCGACCGGCTCGCCGCCCTGCACACCGCGCTCGAGCTCGTCCGCCGTGGCGGCGTCGTGTCCCTGAGCGGCGTCTACGCCGGTGAGGCCGACATCATGCCGATGAAGTCGATGTTCGACAAGCAGGTGTCGCTCCGGATGGGTCAGTGCAACGTCGCCCGCTGGATCCCGACGCTGCTCCCCCTCGTCGAGGACAGCACCGACCCGCTCGGCGTGCTCGACCTCGCGACCCACCGCGTGCCGCTCGCCGAGGCTCCGGCGATGTACGAGACCTTCCAGAAGAAGGAGGACGGCTGCATCAAGGTCGTCCTGAAGCCGTCGGCGTAA
- a CDS encoding LysR family transcriptional regulator — MDPARLRLLRELGDRGSVAAVAAAMHVSASAVSQQLAALQATMPVPLTEKHGRRLVLTEAGEALAIAAARVEEALAEARDAVDSFLQHEQRPVSVSAFHSAGLAFFGPLLAGGPVPGVDATGPVPRLLLADADVAQDRFAGLTADYDLVIAHRLPHEPAWPLDRLVVTPLLVEPLDIAMHETHPLAAQSEVRPEDLRDERWISTHEGFPLAGVLHQLGALSGRAPRIDHRINEFSVAAQVVRTGAAIAVMPRTTAAPLAVDGMILRPVAGAVLVRHVDVLARPEAMARSAVRSVLASLQRVAADAAR; from the coding sequence ATGGATCCTGCCCGCCTCCGGCTCCTCCGCGAACTCGGCGACCGCGGGAGCGTCGCTGCGGTCGCCGCGGCCATGCACGTCAGCGCCTCGGCCGTGTCGCAACAGCTCGCCGCGCTGCAGGCCACCATGCCGGTGCCCCTCACCGAGAAGCACGGGCGTCGCCTCGTCCTCACCGAGGCCGGCGAAGCCCTCGCCATCGCCGCCGCGCGCGTGGAGGAGGCACTCGCCGAGGCGAGGGACGCCGTGGACTCCTTCCTCCAGCACGAGCAGCGCCCCGTGAGCGTCTCCGCGTTCCACAGCGCTGGGCTGGCGTTCTTCGGACCGCTGCTCGCGGGCGGTCCCGTCCCCGGAGTCGATGCGACCGGCCCGGTTCCGCGGCTCCTCCTCGCCGACGCCGACGTCGCGCAGGACCGCTTCGCCGGTCTCACCGCCGACTACGACCTCGTCATCGCCCACCGCCTCCCGCACGAGCCGGCGTGGCCGCTCGACCGCCTCGTCGTGACGCCGCTGCTCGTCGAGCCCCTGGACATCGCGATGCACGAGACGCATCCGCTGGCCGCACAATCGGAGGTACGGCCGGAGGATCTGCGGGACGAACGCTGGATCTCGACGCACGAAGGGTTCCCGCTCGCCGGCGTCCTCCACCAGCTGGGCGCACTGAGCGGACGGGCGCCGCGGATCGACCACCGCATCAACGAGTTCTCGGTCGCCGCCCAGGTCGTCCGCACCGGAGCTGCGATCGCCGTCATGCCGCGCACCACGGCGGCGCCGTTGGCCGTCGACGGCATGATCCTCCGACCGGTCGCCGGCGCGGTCCTCGTCCGGCACGTCGACGTCCTGGCCAGACCGGAGGCGATGGCGCGGTCCGCGGTCCGGTCGGTGCTCGCCAGTCTCCAGCGCGTGGCCGCCGACGCGGCACGCTGA
- a CDS encoding DMT family transporter has translation MARRAPSERIVDVLLVGVAAVWGASFLAAKDLAAVTGVPAAVALRFLVAVIAIGLICLVRRERLPRGRGLLIAAALGCSQAAIIGLETWGVHLTSATNAGLLISLALVMTPVLDGVASRSWLPRSYFVAAVAAVVGVALLVSDGGLRAPTAGDALVIAAAVVRAVHVTSSAHLTRGRTDSTLGVVFVQMLVCAGAFSLIAGDGLAVAVTRLDVRAWLDVLFLGLLCSVFAFVVQLWAVRRTSASRASILMGTEPVWALLVGVLIAGEVIGPLGALGAALIIVASYVGQAIERRHRARTTGNAPTVQQEPAPV, from the coding sequence ATGGCCCGCCGCGCACCCTCCGAACGCATCGTCGACGTGTTGCTCGTCGGGGTCGCAGCGGTCTGGGGCGCCAGCTTCCTCGCGGCGAAGGACCTCGCGGCCGTCACCGGTGTGCCGGCCGCGGTCGCCCTGCGCTTCCTGGTGGCGGTGATCGCCATCGGGCTCATCTGCCTCGTGCGGAGGGAGCGCCTCCCGCGCGGACGGGGCCTGCTGATCGCGGCGGCACTCGGCTGCTCGCAGGCCGCGATCATCGGCCTCGAGACGTGGGGCGTGCACCTGACCTCGGCGACGAACGCCGGGCTGCTCATCAGCCTCGCGCTCGTCATGACGCCGGTGCTCGACGGTGTCGCCTCGCGGTCCTGGCTCCCGAGGTCCTACTTCGTCGCCGCGGTCGCGGCCGTGGTCGGTGTCGCGCTGCTCGTGTCGGACGGCGGCCTCCGCGCACCCACCGCGGGCGACGCGCTCGTGATCGCCGCCGCCGTCGTCCGCGCGGTGCACGTGACGTCGAGCGCGCACCTGACCCGAGGCCGCACCGACAGCACGCTCGGCGTGGTCTTCGTCCAGATGCTCGTGTGCGCCGGCGCGTTCAGCCTCATCGCCGGTGACGGGCTCGCCGTGGCCGTCACCCGGCTCGACGTGCGCGCATGGCTGGACGTGCTGTTCCTCGGTCTCCTGTGTTCGGTGTTCGCCTTCGTCGTGCAGCTGTGGGCGGTGCGGCGGACCTCGGCGTCGCGCGCCAGCATCCTCATGGGGACGGAACCCGTCTGGGCGCTCCTCGTCGGCGTGCTCATCGCGGGGGAGGTGATCGGCCCGCTGGGTGCGCTCGGTGCGGCGCTGATCATCGTGGCGAGCTATGTCGGCCAGGCGATCGAACGCCGCCACCGCGCGCGGACGACCGGCAACGCGCCGACCGTGCAGCAGGAGCCGGCGCCCGTCTGA
- a CDS encoding Asp23/Gls24 family envelope stress response protein yields the protein MNDDDHESMLDGLAGADLDGHTIDELSDYLDSGREPLDPDIEASPGCQLALDALLRLRTQTWALLKSEAATHSEQDRSWMHAVLQNISLEAHAGRDIPLRHPDPEVHLRITEGSVRTLIRGVGDSVGGVIVGRVRLDGDVTTLDAPITVSITASAAFGNNLERLSQLIRDRVVAELSTHTELNVVAVDVTIIDIHTQRVARPEDS from the coding sequence ATGAACGACGACGACCACGAGTCCATGCTCGACGGTCTGGCAGGTGCCGACCTCGACGGGCACACCATCGACGAGCTCTCCGACTACCTCGACAGCGGCCGCGAGCCCCTCGACCCCGACATCGAAGCCTCCCCCGGCTGCCAACTCGCCCTCGACGCCCTCCTCCGGCTGCGCACCCAGACCTGGGCGCTGCTCAAGTCGGAGGCCGCGACGCACTCCGAGCAGGACCGCTCCTGGATGCACGCGGTGCTCCAGAACATCTCGCTCGAGGCGCACGCCGGTCGGGACATCCCGCTCAGGCATCCGGACCCCGAGGTGCACCTGCGCATCACGGAAGGCTCCGTCCGCACCCTGATCCGTGGGGTGGGCGACAGCGTCGGCGGGGTCATCGTCGGTCGGGTCCGCCTCGACGGCGATGTGACGACCCTGGACGCGCCCATCACGGTGTCGATCACCGCCTCGGCCGCGTTCGGCAACAACCTCGAGCGACTGTCGCAGCTCATCCGGGATCGCGTCGTCGCGGAACTCTCCACGCACACCGAACTCAACGTGGTCGCCGTCGACGTCACGATCATCGACATCCACACGCAGCGCGTCGCCCGGCCGGAGGACTCCTGA
- a CDS encoding RNA polymerase sigma factor, with product MKRSLEVLSDGILAERAADGDATAFEVLVFRHGSLMRAYAVRVLGNQSEAEDVVQDVLIQAWGQLDRLNDPNAVKSWLMRMVSNRAIDRIRRRREHSEIEDWNAPAPSHQSPERVVEVRMQMSALASVLDRLPAMQRECWMLKETGGLSYVEIAESLGVPASTVRGQLARARQTVLREMEVWR from the coding sequence GTGAAGCGCTCGCTCGAGGTCCTCTCGGACGGCATCCTCGCCGAGCGCGCGGCCGACGGAGACGCCACCGCCTTCGAAGTCCTCGTCTTCCGGCACGGTTCCCTCATGCGCGCCTACGCCGTCCGCGTGCTGGGCAACCAGTCGGAGGCGGAGGACGTCGTACAGGACGTCCTCATCCAGGCTTGGGGTCAGCTGGACCGACTGAACGACCCGAACGCGGTGAAGTCCTGGCTGATGCGCATGGTCTCGAACCGGGCGATCGACCGCATCAGGCGCCGCCGCGAACACAGCGAGATCGAGGATTGGAATGCACCCGCCCCGTCCCATCAATCCCCGGAACGGGTCGTCGAGGTGCGCATGCAGATGAGCGCACTCGCTTCGGTCCTGGACCGACTCCCCGCCATGCAGCGTGAGTGCTGGATGCTGAAGGAGACGGGCGGGCTGTCGTACGTCGAGATCGCCGAGTCGCTCGGGGTCCCGGCGTCGACGGTGCGCGGGCAGCTCGCGCGGGCCAGACAGACCGTCCTGCGGGAGATGGAGGTCTGGCGATGA
- a CDS encoding MarR family winged helix-turn-helix transcriptional regulator: protein MTAQAVEAQHYWYEQDEHERGRHILEAMRLYRAAEAAMRRRTRDEMHMGENDLLALRFMLRAKQEHRLVSPTDLGAYLGIKTSSVTVMLDRLEAAGHVVRQPSETDRRRVTVSTTDFADAEVRKTLSHMHHRMMEATTGIDPEMAAGIVDFLDRMREAVDSIDRTEPEGQPQH from the coding sequence ATGACCGCCCAAGCCGTTGAAGCGCAGCATTACTGGTACGAGCAGGACGAGCACGAGCGCGGCCGCCACATCCTCGAAGCCATGCGGCTGTACCGCGCGGCGGAGGCCGCCATGCGTCGTCGCACGCGCGACGAGATGCACATGGGCGAGAACGATCTGCTGGCCCTGCGCTTCATGTTGCGGGCCAAGCAGGAGCACCGGTTGGTCAGTCCGACCGATCTGGGTGCCTACCTCGGCATCAAGACCTCGTCGGTCACGGTCATGCTCGACCGCCTGGAAGCGGCGGGTCACGTCGTCCGGCAGCCGAGTGAGACCGACCGCCGTCGCGTCACGGTCTCGACCACTGACTTCGCCGACGCCGAGGTCCGCAAGACGCTCAGTCACATGCACCACCGCATGATGGAGGCCACCACCGGGATCGACCCCGAGATGGCGGCCGGCATCGTCGACTTCCTCGACCGCATGCGCGAGGCCGTCGACTCGATCGATCGCACCGAGCCCGAGGGGCAGCCGCAGCACTGA
- a CDS encoding ArsR/SmtB family transcription factor, with protein MPAPADLTHPDREAIELPAVLFALSDPDRLEMVRQLRDGPMDAANCTALDPAIPKSTKSHLMKVLREAGVIRNEPNGRHRTLTLRRDDLDTRFPGLLDAVLDAD; from the coding sequence ATGCCCGCACCCGCCGATCTCACGCACCCCGACCGCGAGGCGATCGAGCTGCCGGCCGTGCTCTTCGCGCTCAGCGATCCCGACCGGCTCGAGATGGTCCGGCAACTGCGAGACGGCCCGATGGACGCCGCGAACTGCACGGCCCTCGACCCCGCGATCCCGAAGTCGACGAAGTCCCACCTCATGAAGGTGCTCCGCGAGGCCGGCGTCATCCGGAACGAGCCGAACGGTCGCCACCGCACACTCACCCTGCGGCGTGACGACCTCGACACCCGGTTCCCGGGCCTCCTCGACGCCGTCCTCGACGCCGACTGA
- a CDS encoding MFS transporter has product MQTTTPSPSTRPMPTAAAAVPATPRRRFGFVLAGLGSTLMLAGASAPSPFYPELQERLGIGPIGVTIAFSAYALALLVALLTIGSISDHLGRRPVIAAGFVVLAASMLLLWHVDSGALLYLARVLQGLASGALLSTLSATIIDLAPPERPRAATLLNAIAPMIGLASGTILAGVLLQTVADPSSWTFLPLAVAYLLIAVSIWIVPETSARAPGWARAIRPRAAVPVDARRLFVVSIPIVLGGWATGGLFLSLGPSIMHTELGVDGQLGGALLIGLLPAAGAVAAAVLHRRRPVVAAVYGASALSAGTVLLLVALILGSLPIAVVAVVIAGTGFGTAFMGTIASLVPLAPADERAELFAALYIVAYLSFGVPAVIAGLLASAIGLHATVLGYGTVVAIAAGTAAVVRARSAR; this is encoded by the coding sequence GTGCAGACGACGACCCCGTCACCCTCGACCCGACCCATGCCCACCGCGGCCGCCGCCGTGCCGGCGACTCCGCGTCGCCGCTTCGGCTTCGTCCTCGCGGGACTCGGCAGCACGCTCATGCTCGCCGGCGCCAGCGCTCCATCACCGTTCTACCCGGAGCTCCAGGAGCGCCTCGGCATCGGACCGATCGGCGTCACCATCGCCTTCTCGGCCTACGCGCTCGCCCTGCTCGTCGCGCTCCTCACGATCGGCTCGATCTCGGACCACCTCGGACGCCGCCCGGTGATCGCCGCCGGGTTCGTCGTGCTCGCCGCGAGCATGCTGCTGCTGTGGCACGTCGACTCCGGCGCGCTGCTGTACCTCGCCCGCGTGCTCCAAGGTCTTGCCAGCGGGGCGCTGCTCTCCACGCTGTCGGCGACCATCATCGACCTGGCCCCGCCCGAGCGGCCACGGGCGGCGACCCTGCTGAACGCCATCGCACCGATGATCGGTCTCGCCTCCGGCACGATCCTCGCGGGTGTCCTGCTGCAGACGGTCGCCGATCCGTCGAGCTGGACGTTCCTGCCGCTGGCGGTCGCCTACCTGCTCATCGCGGTGTCCATCTGGATCGTGCCGGAGACCTCCGCCCGCGCTCCCGGATGGGCCCGTGCCATCCGACCTCGCGCAGCCGTCCCCGTCGACGCTCGACGGTTGTTCGTCGTGAGCATCCCGATCGTCCTCGGCGGGTGGGCGACCGGCGGCCTGTTCCTCTCCCTCGGGCCGAGCATCATGCACACGGAGCTCGGCGTGGACGGCCAGCTCGGCGGGGCACTGCTCATCGGGCTGCTGCCGGCCGCGGGGGCCGTCGCCGCCGCGGTGCTGCACCGTCGCCGACCCGTCGTCGCGGCCGTCTACGGCGCCTCCGCACTGTCCGCCGGGACCGTGCTCCTGCTCGTCGCCCTGATCCTCGGGTCGCTCCCGATCGCGGTGGTCGCCGTCGTGATCGCCGGAACCGGGTTCGGCACGGCGTTCATGGGCACGATCGCCTCGCTCGTCCCGCTCGCGCCGGCGGACGAACGCGCTGAGCTGTTCGCCGCGCTGTACATCGTCGCCTACCTGTCCTTCGGGGTCCCGGCCGTCATCGCGGGTCTCCTCGCCTCGGCGATCGGGCTCCACGCCACGGTCCTCGGCTACGGCACGGTCGTCGCGATCGCCGCGGGCACGGCCGCCGTGGTGCGTGCCCGTTCAGCCCGCTGA